The proteins below come from a single Chryseobacterium nepalense genomic window:
- a CDS encoding HmuY family protein codes for MKKILYCLLVGASFISQSCINDNEDPVSVAKIEGAIADPKVGGATQPNQVWIDLSETDPITKGPVQKLTRRTDWDLALYSGPEFKVVLNSSIMMAAAKIPNVTDFSQVTEASVSTLKNQVQVANFNPANEVYIDDVKGNFPSGYTAIEEIKANDSENAVYLVNMGKEIYNGSVPIGSVATGGDSRGWKKVQIIRSGEGYKVKSADIDGNNYFEITVAKNALYNYNFISLKNKNEVSIQPEKKKWDLCFTVFTNTIAGAGSYIYADFVTINNVGGTGAYEVIVPAGTSGVEAYNNFKTSDINSSKFIYNDQRVIGSNWRNPVGTNGLEVYGDRFYILKDPNGYYFKLRFTRLTKANTDDQGVKDERGFPSFEYKPL; via the coding sequence ATGAAAAAAATACTCTATTGTTTGCTTGTAGGAGCTTCCTTTATTTCTCAATCCTGTATTAATGATAATGAAGATCCTGTATCGGTAGCCAAAATAGAAGGTGCCATTGCAGATCCAAAGGTAGGTGGGGCAACACAACCCAATCAGGTGTGGATCGACCTCAGCGAAACAGACCCGATAACGAAAGGACCTGTACAAAAACTGACCAGAAGAACCGATTGGGATCTCGCCCTGTATTCAGGACCGGAATTTAAAGTCGTGTTGAATTCTTCCATCATGATGGCTGCAGCTAAAATCCCTAATGTTACGGATTTCAGTCAGGTAACGGAAGCTAGCGTTTCCACCTTGAAAAATCAGGTTCAGGTAGCCAACTTCAATCCTGCCAACGAGGTTTATATCGATGATGTTAAAGGAAATTTTCCTTCCGGATATACTGCTATTGAAGAAATTAAAGCCAATGATTCTGAGAATGCGGTTTATCTTGTCAATATGGGTAAAGAAATCTATAATGGTTCCGTACCCATTGGTTCCGTAGCTACGGGAGGCGACAGCCGCGGATGGAAAAAAGTGCAGATTATACGCTCAGGAGAAGGATATAAAGTAAAATCTGCTGATATAGATGGAAACAATTATTTTGAAATAACGGTAGCCAAAAATGCTCTCTATAACTATAATTTTATCAGTTTAAAAAATAAAAATGAAGTATCCATTCAACCCGAAAAGAAAAAATGGGACCTGTGTTTCACGGTATTTACCAACACGATTGCCGGAGCAGGAAGCTATATTTATGCCGACTTTGTAACGATCAATAATGTTGGTGGAACAGGCGCTTACGAGGTAATTGTTCCTGCAGGAACTTCAGGAGTGGAAGCGTATAATAATTTTAAAACTTCTGATATTAATTCTTCCAAATTCATCTACAACGATCAGCGCGTAATCGGTTCCAACTGGAGAAATCCTGTAGGTACCAATGGTCTGGAAGTTTACGGGGACCGGTTTTATATTCTCAAAGATCCCAACGGGTATTATTTCAAGCTGAGATTTACCAGACTTACCAAAGCCAATACGGACGATCAGGGAGTTAAAGACGAAAGAGGTTTTCCTTCTTTCGAATATAAACCTTTATAA
- a CDS encoding T9SS-dependent choice-of-anchor J family protein, giving the protein MKLRLLLGTLLFTTMAAHAQVATLNENFDGFTAGNTTFPQGGWSAITASPTQEFPPVSPRMIVAIDNNNSANKFVQSYAGNNGSAPSYLISPQITAPAGDKTLSFQTTLVSPSPGPGTIQVGLASNPADMSTFVAVGNPITVSTIGAVQNISLTIPASSSQYIVFRFTPSTTHVAVQIDNVVYNTASNLAVSDHIKSQESVRFAVNAENTVLQFITKKDPENISIYSASGQKVAGGKLAGRSFDISTLQTGVYYIIIKTEECSAVKSKFIKK; this is encoded by the coding sequence ATGAAACTAAGACTACTTTTAGGAACTTTACTTTTTACAACAATGGCTGCACATGCGCAGGTAGCAACACTTAATGAAAACTTTGACGGCTTTACCGCAGGGAACACTACTTTCCCACAAGGCGGCTGGTCGGCCATAACGGCTTCTCCAACCCAGGAATTTCCACCGGTATCTCCCAGAATGATCGTTGCAATAGACAATAATAATTCTGCTAATAAGTTCGTACAGTCTTATGCCGGAAACAACGGTTCTGCACCGTCTTACCTCATTTCTCCTCAAATTACAGCTCCTGCAGGCGACAAAACATTATCTTTCCAGACTACTCTGGTTTCTCCGTCGCCCGGTCCCGGAACGATTCAGGTAGGACTGGCTTCGAATCCCGCGGATATGTCTACCTTTGTTGCCGTTGGAAATCCAATCACTGTATCAACAATCGGAGCCGTTCAGAATATCAGCCTTACCATTCCGGCTTCTTCTTCACAGTATATTGTATTCCGCTTTACCCCTTCGACAACGCACGTGGCAGTACAGATTGATAATGTAGTATATAACACTGCTTCAAATCTTGCTGTTTCCGATCATATCAAATCTCAGGAATCTGTAAGATTTGCAGTGAATGCAGAAAATACTGTGTTACAGTTTATCACTAAAAAAGATCCGGAAAACATCAGTATTTATTCTGCATCCGGACAAAAAGTGGCGGGCGGCAAATTAGCCGGAAGATCTTTCGATATCAGCACATTGCAGACAGGAGTATATTATATCATTATTAAAACCGAAGAATGTTCTGCAGTAAAATCCAAGTTTATAAAGAAATAA
- a CDS encoding heme/hemin ABC transporter substrate-binding protein translates to MKKFILAASVLMAVFSCKKEEGAKTETKTETKAETPKSSNKIVTLNGGITEIVAALGHEKEIVGTDVTSTYPESLKATAKDLGHVRSMTIEPIMAVSPTLILASDKDINPELMGKIKSSGIKTEIFKQEFTVDGTKKLIADVAKAIGNTDYQKLNDKIDADLKQIQPIAKKPKVLFIYARGNMLMVSGKNTPMASLIEIAGGENAVNDFEDFKPLTPEAVVKANPDVLFFFTSGLQGAGGNEGALKMPGVAQTNAGKNKKIIAMDGGLVSGFGPRLGEAAVELNKLLIENAK, encoded by the coding sequence ATGAAAAAATTCATCCTTGCAGCTTCTGTACTGATGGCAGTATTTTCCTGTAAAAAGGAGGAAGGTGCTAAAACGGAAACTAAAACGGAAACAAAAGCCGAAACACCGAAATCAAGTAATAAAATTGTAACGCTTAATGGTGGGATCACGGAAATTGTAGCAGCTTTAGGCCACGAAAAAGAAATCGTGGGAACAGATGTTACCAGTACTTATCCGGAATCTCTTAAAGCGACAGCGAAAGATTTAGGGCATGTACGATCAATGACAATTGAGCCGATCATGGCCGTATCTCCGACATTGATTTTAGCTTCAGATAAAGACATTAATCCTGAACTGATGGGTAAAATCAAATCTTCAGGAATTAAAACTGAAATTTTTAAGCAGGAATTTACCGTAGACGGAACCAAAAAGCTAATTGCAGATGTTGCAAAAGCCATCGGAAATACAGATTATCAAAAGCTCAACGATAAAATTGATGCTGATTTGAAGCAGATTCAGCCGATCGCTAAGAAGCCGAAAGTATTATTCATCTACGCCAGAGGAAATATGCTGATGGTTTCAGGAAAAAATACACCAATGGCTTCTTTAATTGAAATTGCAGGAGGCGAAAATGCAGTTAATGACTTTGAAGATTTTAAACCTTTAACACCGGAGGCTGTGGTAAAAGCAAACCCTGATGTTTTATTCTTCTTCACCAGCGGACTGCAGGGTGCAGGAGGAAATGAAGGCGCGCTTAAAATGCCGGGTGTTGCCCAAACCAACGCCGGTAAAAATAAAAAGATCATCGCAATGGATGGCGGACTGGTTTCCGGTTTCGGGCCAAGGCTGGGTGAGGCTGCTGTGGAATTAAACAAACTTCTCATTGAAAACGCAAAGTAA
- a CDS encoding FecCD family ABC transporter permease, giving the protein MKTQSKLYVYLTISAILLLIIAVWSLNTGVYDFAGKSAFEVLGKVIKDDLHLSLSDQYVVWDVRAARIMMAILIGSMLAVSGTSLQGLFKNPLATEDLIGLTSGATLLAAITIVLGGHFRQYLPEAVQFSLVGIAAFAGSLLSMLLVYKISTRGGKTNVVMMLLSGVAITAIGFSITGFLIYISKDEQLRDLTFWNLGSLAAATWTKNIILGIVLLISYSILLPKGKALNAMMLGEKDAQHLGINVEALKKQIIIITALMIGSCVAFSGTIGFVGLIVPYILRLLFKSDYAFILPLSAICGSILLLTADTFSRSIVEPSELPVGILTALMGGPIFIAILIKFKKSLS; this is encoded by the coding sequence TTGAAAACGCAAAGTAAATTATACGTTTACCTTACCATAAGTGCCATACTGCTTCTCATCATAGCAGTATGGTCACTTAATACCGGAGTTTATGATTTCGCCGGCAAATCTGCTTTTGAAGTGTTGGGAAAAGTTATAAAAGATGATCTGCACTTGTCTTTAAGTGATCAATATGTAGTCTGGGACGTAAGGGCTGCCAGGATTATGATGGCCATACTTATCGGAAGTATGCTTGCCGTTTCCGGAACGAGCCTTCAGGGACTGTTTAAAAATCCGCTGGCAACAGAAGATTTAATCGGACTGACATCGGGAGCAACGTTACTTGCTGCAATTACGATTGTTTTAGGAGGACATTTCAGACAGTATCTTCCTGAAGCTGTACAATTTTCACTGGTGGGTATTGCCGCTTTTGCCGGTTCATTATTATCAATGTTGTTGGTGTATAAAATTTCAACAAGGGGAGGAAAAACCAATGTGGTTATGATGCTGTTGTCCGGAGTTGCCATTACAGCCATCGGATTTTCTATCACCGGATTCTTGATTTATATTTCAAAAGACGAACAATTGAGAGATTTAACATTTTGGAATTTAGGAAGTTTAGCCGCTGCGACCTGGACGAAGAACATCATTTTAGGAATTGTCCTTCTGATTTCCTACAGCATTCTGTTGCCTAAAGGTAAAGCATTGAATGCCATGATGCTGGGTGAAAAAGATGCGCAACACTTGGGAATCAACGTCGAAGCCTTGAAAAAACAGATTATCATTATTACGGCATTAATGATCGGAAGCTGTGTGGCATTTTCGGGAACAATTGGGTTTGTCGGACTTATTGTACCGTATATTTTAAGACTTTTATTTAAATCAGATTATGCTTTTATCCTGCCTTTATCAGCAATCTGCGGAAGTATTTTATTATTAACGGCAGATACATTCAGCAGGAGCATTGTTGAACCTTCGGAGCTTCCTGTCGGGATTTTAACAGCATTAATGGGAGGTCCGATTTTCATTGCCATTTTAATTAAATTCAAAAAATCACTGTCATGA
- a CDS encoding TonB-dependent receptor plug domain-containing protein, with product MKKKVLSILSLSVVLWVNAQEKDSLKQKTIDEVIITGQFIQQSIDKSIYKVEVIDAQQIKNMAVTNVAEVLNQNLNILIEPSKSSGNSSANIMGLSGEYTKILIDNIPVVSDEGMGNLVDLTKINVNNIERIEVVKGSMGVEYGNNAVAGVINIITKKNYSKKFTALASIQEETVGKDYDWFKKGNGRHIQSLNLGYRFNDNWSLSADINHNDFQGYKGSLNGYKYFSENNDGKRGYDWQPKDQLTTNGTIRYNKDNTSFFYKLNFLTEEINYYNPLVTDLPLGGGNRTYTANDKDYRTNRWIHQFNIQTKFGRINYNGDFSYQSQERKSQVYAYDVPNRQEISRDSEITFYKSDVLYSRGMFSNFLDNEKINFQLGYELDRTKGFADATTFESNNNGKSIERAIFNYANFLSAEWKVNDWFSFRPGVRLALSDRFSSQYNYSGTLRFTTSENSDIRAVFGSANRFPTYDELYTFVVDNNHDIRGNENLKPETGYSASVFWDYALTNSSNWKFNFSLSGMYLDVQNRIQDVIINNSPLQITFLNVDDYRSILFGGGINIRKGDLSLNAGVSVMGVSQVLNTGNITSPDDYNYYAEANLAANYTLPSTKTLFALYYKYTGTQRRYTYQGKENDPGDSGQYILGEIGDFNMLNFTVSQPFFKNHFEISAGIKNIFDVTSVKNTIQSGDTHNASSGLQNLFYGRSYFMRLNYNF from the coding sequence ATGAAAAAGAAAGTGCTTTCCATACTATCCTTATCCGTTGTTTTATGGGTGAATGCACAGGAAAAAGATTCTCTTAAGCAGAAAACAATAGATGAGGTAATTATTACCGGGCAATTTATACAGCAATCTATTGACAAATCGATCTATAAAGTTGAAGTAATTGATGCGCAGCAGATCAAAAATATGGCGGTAACCAATGTTGCCGAAGTGCTTAATCAAAATCTTAATATTTTAATAGAACCCAGTAAAAGTTCAGGAAACTCCAGTGCGAATATTATGGGGCTCAGCGGTGAATATACCAAGATACTTATTGATAATATTCCGGTTGTAAGCGATGAAGGCATGGGAAATCTGGTAGATCTTACCAAAATCAATGTCAACAATATCGAAAGAATTGAGGTAGTAAAAGGTTCAATGGGCGTGGAATACGGAAATAATGCGGTAGCCGGAGTCATCAATATCATTACGAAAAAAAATTACAGTAAAAAGTTTACCGCGCTGGCATCCATACAGGAAGAAACGGTGGGAAAAGACTACGACTGGTTCAAAAAAGGAAATGGACGCCATATCCAGTCACTGAATCTTGGTTATAGGTTTAATGACAACTGGTCTCTTTCTGCAGATATTAATCATAATGATTTCCAAGGTTATAAAGGTTCGCTTAACGGATATAAATATTTTAGTGAAAATAACGACGGAAAGCGCGGGTACGACTGGCAGCCGAAAGATCAGCTCACCACAAACGGAACAATCCGCTACAATAAAGACAATACAAGTTTCTTTTATAAGCTGAACTTTCTTACGGAAGAAATTAATTATTATAATCCTTTAGTCACAGACCTTCCTCTGGGTGGAGGAAACAGAACATATACCGCAAACGACAAAGATTATCGTACCAACCGCTGGATTCACCAGTTTAATATTCAGACAAAATTCGGAAGAATTAACTATAACGGAGACTTCTCTTATCAAAGCCAGGAAAGAAAATCACAGGTTTATGCGTATGATGTTCCCAACCGACAGGAAATCTCCAGAGACTCTGAAATTACATTCTACAAATCCGACGTATTGTACTCAAGAGGAATGTTCAGTAATTTTTTAGATAACGAAAAAATTAATTTCCAGCTTGGATACGAATTAGACCGTACGAAGGGTTTTGCCGATGCAACTACTTTTGAAAGCAATAACAATGGAAAAAGTATTGAACGCGCTATATTCAATTATGCTAATTTCTTATCAGCTGAATGGAAAGTAAATGACTGGTTTTCATTCCGTCCCGGAGTAAGGCTGGCCCTGAGCGACAGGTTCAGTTCGCAATATAATTACTCGGGAACATTAAGATTTACAACCTCTGAAAATTCGGACATCCGTGCTGTTTTCGGTTCAGCCAACCGATTTCCAACTTACGATGAATTATACACTTTTGTAGTAGATAACAATCACGACATCAGAGGAAATGAAAATTTAAAACCTGAAACCGGTTATTCTGCTTCCGTTTTCTGGGATTATGCTTTAACCAACTCCAGCAACTGGAAATTTAATTTTAGCCTATCGGGAATGTACCTGGACGTGCAAAACAGAATACAAGATGTGATCATCAACAACAGCCCGCTGCAAATAACTTTCCTAAATGTAGACGATTACAGATCAATCTTATTCGGAGGAGGAATTAATATAAGAAAAGGAGATCTTTCTTTAAATGCAGGAGTTTCGGTTATGGGCGTTTCACAGGTTTTAAATACAGGAAACATTACTTCACCTGATGATTATAATTATTATGCTGAAGCGAATCTTGCCGCCAATTACACGTTGCCTTCTACAAAAACATTGTTTGCACTGTATTATAAATACACCGGAACTCAGCGACGGTACACTTATCAGGGAAAAGAAAACGATCCGGGAGATTCGGGGCAATATATTTTAGGGGAAATCGGGGATTTCAATATGTTGAATTTCACGGTGAGCCAACCTTTCTTTAAAAATCATTTTGAAATAAGCGCAGGGATCAAAAATATCTTCGACGTGACGAGTGTGAAAAATACCATTCAATCGGGAGATACCCACAATGCCTCTTCCGGACTGCAGAATCTGTTCTATGGACGAAGTTATTTCATGAGGTTAAATTATAATTTTTAA